The proteins below come from a single Stomoxys calcitrans chromosome 1, idStoCalc2.1, whole genome shotgun sequence genomic window:
- the LOC106090454 gene encoding E3 ubiquitin-protein ligase Bre1 has product MSKRAADDNSGGGGASANTNLGQPPIKKVHFEPHLIGPVSTLEEMDIKVLEFQNKKLAQRIEQRMRTEAELRHRIEQLEKRQTQDDAVLNVVNRYWNQLNEDIRVLLQRFDAETADELENRNENEVTTSFLTQLSTWDKEELDDKLANRVQVSKRAVAKVVQVIDRVMQRNEKITMALKGEVPSTAPAGAGTSGESAGEESQTDSSTNNTLPNIEETLKQNHIEIMTENRNLQNLNTSLHEKFHTMSLKMKEYQDALTAKETENAELKNQIDELQYDLEKIHCRNDKLENHLAEAIEKLKAYHQMHGDPNKSSSTSKGSGHTHVSSHQVEDLQKELEEYRELANNRLQELDKLHATHRETLKEVEKLKMDIRQLPESVIVETTEYKCLQSQFSVLYNESMQIKTMLDETRNQLQTSKNQHLRQIEVMESEELIAQKKVRSEMIQMEDVLAQIRKEYEALRIEYEQNMAANEQTAPINREMRHLITSLQNHNAQLKGEGYRYKRKYKDASADNVKLRRELEEAVAKLEGNKQQSTPSQGTNGDDVKQEGCSAVKEEYPGTSSGAVGSTTALSEGQSVKDEGSAPVKSEDETMDDDISKDQKEGIKKEQSSPGGPEKKEQAAATAAGSTPTGAGGAGAVKQEKDAKDVQKAKEVKVQESEMVRDLKAQLKKALNDQKEMKLLLDMYKGVSKDQRDKVQLMATEKKLRSEIEDLRQQLKKIQESKREERKKLADEEALRKIKQLEEQKYELQKQVASQKPPDNNWGPGGPNYARPFVGSHEEEALLNEMEVTGQAFEDMQEQNSRLIQQLREKDDANFKLMSERIKANQMHKLLREEKQILEDQMATRDTQIEAMHIVLRKLEEKERSLQATVASIEKELVLRQQAMEMHKRKAIESAQSAADLKLHLEKYHAQMKEAQQVVAEKTSSLEAEAYKTKRLQEELAQFKRKAERMKKIEMAGTTIDEVMLEEIREYKETLTCPSCKVKRKDAVLSKCFHVFCYDCLRTRYETRQRKCPKCNCAFGANDYHRLYLT; this is encoded by the exons ATGTCTAAACGCGCTGCTGACGACAACAGCGGAGGTGGTGGTGCCTCTGCCAACACGAATCTTGGCCAGCCACCAATTAAGAAGGTTCATTTCGAGCCTCATTTGATAGGACCTGTGTCCACTTTGGAAGAGATGGACATAAAGGTTTTGGAATTTCAAAACAAGAAATTGGCTCAGCGTATAGAGCAACGTATGCGCACCGAGGCCGAACTGAGGCATCGCATTGAACAGCTAGAGAAGAGGCAGACGCAAGACGATGCTGTCCTCAATGTTGTAAATCGCTATTGGAATCAGTTGAATGAGGACATACGTGTCTTACTTCAAAGGTTTGATGCCGAAACGGCAGATGAATTGGAGAATCGCAATGAAAATGAGGTCACGACTTCGTTCTTAACTCAGTTGTCTACGTGGGACAAAGAGGAGCTGGACGATAAATTGGCCAATCGTGTACAGGTATCAAAGCGAGCTGTAGCCAAAGTTGTGCAAGTCATTGACCGCGTAatgcaaagaaatgaaaaaatcaCAATGGCTCTAAAGGGCGAAGTCCCATCGACGGCGCCAGCTGGTGCTGGGACATCAGGCGAAAGTGCCGGCGAAGAATCCCAAACCGATTCCTCAACTAATAACACTTTGCCCAACATCGAGGAAACCCTCAAACAAAACCACATTGAGATTATGACCGAGAATCGCAATTTACAAAATCTCAATACGTCGCTACATGAAAAATTCCATACAATGTCATTGAAAATGAAAGAGTACCAGGATGCTTTAACTGCAAAGGAGACTGAAAATGCCGAATTAAAAAATCAGATAGATGAACTTCAATACGATTTGGAGAAAATTCATTGTCGTAACGATAAGTTGGAAAATCACTTAGCGGAAGCTATAGAGAAGTTAAAGGCATACCACCAAATGCATGGCGATCCCAATAAAAGTTCCTCTACGTCGAAAGGGTCTGGACATACCCACGTCAGTAGCCATCAGGTGGAAGATTTGCAAAAGGAACTAGAAGAGTATCGAGAATTGGCAAACAATCGTTTGCAGGAACTGGATAAGCTACATGCCACCCATAGGGAGACCCTAAAGGAGGTTGAGAAACTCAAGATGGAT ATTCGTCAATTGCCGGAATCTGTTATTGTGGAAACTACGGAATACAAATGTCTGCAATCCCAATTTTCTGTACTTTACAATGAGTCCATGCAAATCAAGACGATGTTGGATGAAACTAGAAACCAATTGCAAACCAGCAAGAATCAACATCTGCGACAAATCGAAGTAATGGAAAGTGAAGAGTTGATTGCCCAGAAAAAGGTGCGCAGTGAAATGATTCAAATGGAAGATGTCCTAGCTCAAATTCGTAAAGAATATGAGGCTTTACGCATAGAGTATGAGCAAAATATGGCTGCTAATGAACAGACGGCACCTATCAATCGGGAAATGCGACATCTTATAACTTCCTTACAGAATCACAATGCCCAGTTGAAGGGCGAGGGTTATCGCTATAAACGTAAGTACAAAGATGCATCTGCAGACAATGTAAAATTGCGTAGAGAGTTAGAGGAGGCAGTAGCAAAATTGGAGGGAAATAAACAACAAAGTACTCCCAGCCAGGGCACAAATGGCGATGACGTTAAACAAGAAGGATGCTCTGCTGTTAAAGAGGAATATCCGGGTACATCGAGTGGCGCCGTTGGCAGTACGACGGCCTTGAGCGAGGGTCAAAGCGTTAAAGATGAGGGAAGCGCTCCCGTAAAATCTGAAGATGAAACAATGGATGATGACATATCGAAAGACCAAAAAGAGGGCATCAAGAAGGAGCAGTCATCACCAGGTGGACCCGAAAAGAAAGAACAGGCGGCCGCTACTGCTGCAGGTTCAACCCCCACAGGAGCGGGTGGAGCCGGGGCTGTTAAGCAGGAAAAAGATGCCAAGGATGTTCAAAAAGCAAAAGAAGTCAAAGTGCAAGAGTCCGAAATGGTGCGAGACTTGAAAGCACAACTAAA AAAAGCTCTAAACGATCAAAAGGAAATGAAGCTGTTGCTCGACATGTACAAAGGTGTCTCGAAGGATCAACGAGACAAAGTGCAGTTAATGGCAACAGAGAAGAAATTGAGATCAGAAATAGAAGATCTGCGGCAGCAGCTAAAGAAAATTCAGGAAAGCAAACGCGAAGAGCGTAAGAAATTGGCAGATGAGGAAGCTTTGCGAAAAATCAAGCAACTTGAAGAACAAAAGTATGAACTTCAAAAGCAAGTTGCCAGTCAGAAACCACCGGACAACAATTGGGGTCCTGGGGGTCCAAATTATGCTCGTCCTTTTGTGGGATCTCATGAGGAAGAAGCGCTGCTTAATGAGATGGAAGTCACAGGCCAAGCCTTCGAAGATATGCAGGAACAGAACTCAAGACTCATTCAGCAACTGCGGGAGAAAGATGATGCAAATTTCAAGCTTATGTCCGAGCGTATAAAAGCCAACCAAATGCACAAGCTGCTCAGAGAAGAAAAGCAAATACTGGAAGATCAAATGGCCACTAGAGATACACAGATAGAAGCAATGCATATAGTGTTACGTAAGCTAGAAGAGAAAGAGCGTAGTCTGCAAGCCACCGTGGCGTCAATAGAAAAGGAACTGGTGCTGCGGCAGCAAGCAATGGAAATGCATAAACGCAAAGCCATAGAGTCCGCCCAGTCGGCGGCCGATCTCAAGCTACATTTAGAAAAGTACCATGCCCAAATGAAAGAGGCTCAACAGGTGGTGGCTGAGAAGACCAGCTCTCTGGAAGCAGAGGCCTATAAAACCAAACGT
- the LOC106089743 gene encoding tektin-1 yields the protein MLNNMRAKRMNGLHLTGTSLGPMARLPPKYSDEDWDFNNKVKLRITCDQERMAERIMEESRRVMDDVNDTTRNWQREVEHQMRERASEIRFLLDELNKQKKTALLEDEALNTYRMRILNAIGFLKEKSLAICQRCLVLREGRLGVDLCEDEVDRSLRCELKVIKGCQCLMDKALKETNEQLRKLRATMYLLDKDLAQKDRSLLIDEKNLTLRGNQRDVGGGELAHHHCQYSLSEWQHTTYKNLENNARELNSAAQLRAYVDLLLKQVCEDMQNQTDRTNEAFARRIAEQRHVKNCLENKHSDTMNHIHEVQQNLQMLDKELCDKNRAQQLCLARLGNRATRPGVELTCDEVQDALYHELEALKASLCKLNNKVQENKASLRYLMHVQVMQEEEINIKANSIKIDEVDCMTIRQALKYQSF from the exons ATGTTGAACAATATGAGGGCAAAGCGTATGAACGGTCTGCACTTGACCGGGACCAGCCTTGGCCCGATGGCCAGATTACCACCCAAATATTCCGATGAAGATTGGGACTTCAATAATAAGGTCAAGCTTCGCATAACATGTGATCAGGAACGAATGGCCGAACGCATAATGGA GGAATCGCGTCGTGTGATGGATGATGTCAATGATACCACCCGGAATTGGCAACGAGAGGTTGAACATCAGATGCGGGAAAGAGCGAGCGAAATTCGTTTCCTTCTAGACGAACTGAATAAGCAGAAAAAAACTGCTCTGCTGGAGGATGAAGCTTTGAATACATACCGCATGCGGATTTTGAATGCCATCGGATTTCTTAAGGAGAAATCGTTGGCCATTTGTCAACGCTGCTTGGTATTACGCGAGGGCCGTCTTGGTGTAGATCTTTGCGAGGATGAGGTCGATCGCTCTCTACGCTGCGAATTGAAGGTTATCAAAGGCTGCCAGTGTCTGATGGACAAAGCTCTGAAAGAAACCAATGAGCAATTGCGAAAATTGCGGGCCACCATGTATTTGTTAGACAAAGATCTGGCGCAAAAGGATCGGTCTCTATTAATCGATGAGAAAAATTTGACCTTAAGAGGAAACCAACGAGATGTGGGTGGTGGCGAACTGGCTCATCATCATTG CCAATATTCTCTGAGTGAATGGCAACATACAACTtacaaaaatttggaaaataatgCCAGGGAGTTGAACTCCGCTGCTCAACTAAGAGCCTATGTCGATTTGTTACTTAAACAAGTCTGCGAGGATATGCAAAATCAAACAGATCGCACCAACGAAGCCTTTGCTCGACGCATCGCAGAGCAGAGACATGTGAAGAATTGTTTGGAGAACAAGCATAGTGACACCATGAACCACATCCATGAAGTACAACAGAATCTTCAAATGCTCGACAAGGAGCTGTGTGATAAGAATAGAGCTCAACAATTGTGTTTGGCTCGCTTGGGCAATCGTGCTACACGTCCTGGCGTTGAGTTGACTTGTGACGAAGTTCAAGATGCTCTCTACCACGAGTTGGAAGCTTTGAAGGCTTCTCTATGCAAATTAAACAATAAGGTGCAGGAGAATAAGGCATCATTGCGTTACTTGATGCACGTCCAAGTTATGCAGGAAGAGGAAATTAACATTAAGGCAAATTCGATTAAAATTGATGAGGTGGATTGCATGACAATACGTCAGGCATTAAAATACCAATCGTTTTAA